In one Antennarius striatus isolate MH-2024 chromosome 1, ASM4005453v1, whole genome shotgun sequence genomic region, the following are encoded:
- the plekhg4 gene encoding pleckstrin homology domain-containing family G member 4B isoform X2 → MDSESLDRCIQTTLSALYPPFQATSPTVLCQVLDVVESYYRGDGLRYLLHFLLPAKQFLVKLQKDACLQYRGFLFRHEGWPLCIHEKIVVQLCPLDQRLLHPGDFYLLVAPSPPPPPPPPRSRWAPPLSCPRLLLCSLSEGRRHAEQQEVSAVALRSLFSMAFLDSVNREREQRGASRLERCLLSVQGDVFRVPWEDLVYPQFNSRPRTSPKEAKKSPVKDESTFFNPDTSKQEVKPVPPSAKSDQSAASSGGEDSEGEYVELAELPLPRFSPQKGSLTQSISLQHRARTSTHTPHHTPATTHTPKPTSTHSPQEVAARSGPSFTPVEQDLRRDSSSSPLPPTSSSAAPPEVGETFRTDGRTSQEREGGTGSGPEPESPTEQRQEAEEEEERERQEVVTLDEEEEEEGEELEGSEGRLKEDLLIHTTEEVRSKETEVESEILEEEEDEDLEVEVEEEVQETVVKQSQESRQGRKETHKNDRKGEEEEEKERGGEKKEEKSDSRDSYSENCTQETQAEDFYSENTLQTHTEDWYSELSRIHTHSENSSFEDNTQQIHCDDSYCEINQTPTHTEDLIDFEDATPQTHSESSVSENPLHILPESFHFENTAQHTQPVDSCVENTDRTHTRSSYSEKTPPTHTEDSENSRLIQTQSDNSEIVQISTFSEDSYFEKPQQNYSVDSFCEYIQEKHIEDIFSEKPLEDLHSETVLTHSDDLDSENTQQKPTEDSYFENTREKISEDSYSETVPISTHFEDSYFENTQQKPTEDSYFENTQPTNCEEFIAPVTDPDSLWTKPGESEPGQEVHEETNKEEEEEEEEGSCCEEVGGGTSAELQTEGLSGLTASRPTEPELSASSSQLDQSAAYTLPPQLRPSSQLHHYSFYNVLLRSGAVCLPGTRDRSGRALLTASAANAVWSHPDCEAAELLHLLLYYTSTLRKEVRAKGVTVLVDARRAAPAPALFSALRSLQENTPGCIHSVLVLINKDSSVHVDKSAAYQVELLSSPKSLHKQVELQQLPAELGGSLSFSQSSWRVEQLTRQCENVIRLLRKTIDILQATPPPDTAQDAELLLSRDKAVIRSILEDSRLVQLQQEGGASLSRLRSVCASEDERVALEGVSTLYDEVDELLHRLVTLSNSRTEELRFVLEFKKLEQDFTEVSSWLKEVGEERLRRLEEPADSLELLSRKQEDFREFSTAAHERCTRGEALLRSLERWGDMSSADLHVYEVKVQAFWTQLQEFCQRVKTTGQKIERAVRLYRFLDQAYGWALEGLRHLAGVAMEDCTLPDKCQAVIGCLEEYRRQHPPIPDARFQEMKEAAAELQGGRSLQQWSFAWSKCQETKKMFDRKMEAAIRTRDSAHRQRSDSSLSSTLSLNNSSASSTSKSSASSRRMLSGLWSAHKSSSSFSSQKDPPSAPPPGASPLPPVTSTPLRPKHTPILQRLLRSSSSDEPSDPSGSFARLSFSSSSSSSSRRQQLRKTQSFDCPPPTPEVPRYGSCSRSHNEPVCRGNTGVFIRGLEVSSTEAADRTLSPRTAPHGWAGAAGRGPGTPGTPRGTADSRPRASKLRHVVEEMVTTEREYVRSLSYTILHYFPEMDRPDLPQDLRGKRSVVFGNLEKLLDFHSQFFLKELEACWRHPLRVPHCFLRHQEQFNLYALYSKNKPKSDALLANHGASFFRRKQVELGDKMDLSSYLLKPVQRMSKYALLLTDLIKEVGVAQEAELAALHAATDMVKFQLRHGNDLLAMDAIRDCDVNLKEQGQLIRQDEFTVWTGRRKCQRHVFLFEELVLFSKPRKVEGGLDVFIYKHSFKTADVGLTESAGDNGLRFEVWFRRRTSRNQTFILEAGAADVKRAWTADIACILWTQAARNKEMRLKEMVSMGIGNKPFLDIQPSDAAISDRAVHYIMKSRGARTRASIAVSAFDHAHPFKRGALTSDPPASGLSSSSLLGPLNLHMYSQSFPSPAAESSFGASCIEEDEQEHETSSQPSMTTESSGSSSHCLSGSTGSDSGCVSSHLQEAPDEPSRPSQCSASSCSSSPSHKKHLSSQFGPPVNAAPVVGPATVV, encoded by the exons GACTCTGAATCTTTGGACCGGTGCATTCAGACCACTCTGTCTGCACTGTACCCCCCCTTCCAGGCCACGTCCCCAACGGTCCTCTGTCAGGTCCTCGATGTGGTGGAGAGCTACTACAGAGGAGATGGTCTTCGAtacctcctccacttcctgttgcctGCTAAACAGTTTTTGGTGAAACTCCAGAAAGATGCCTGT ttgCAGTACCGCGGCTTCCTGTTCCGTCACGAGGGCTGGCCTCTCTGCATCCATGAGAAGATAGTGGTCCAACTCTGTCCTCTGGACCAGCGCCTCCTTCACCCGGGGGACTTCTACTTGCTGGTTGCTccgtctccacctcctcctccccctccccctcgaTCGCGCTGGGCCCCGCCTCTTTCCTGTCCCCGCCTGCTCCTGTGCAGCCTGTCCGAGGGGCGTCGCCATgcggagcagcaggaggtgtCGGCGGTAGCCCTGCGCTCCCTCTTCAGCATGGCCTTCCTGGACTCGGTCAACCGGGAGAGGGAGCAGCGAGGAGCGTCCAGGCTTGAGCGCTGCCTCCTCTCCGTCCAGGGCGACGTCTTCAGGGTCCCCTGGGAGGACCTGGTCTACCCACAATTCAACAGCAGACCCAGGACCTCCCCCAAGGAGGCCAAGAAGTCGCCCGTTAAAGACGAAAGCACGTTTTTCAATCCCGACACCTCAAAGCAGGAAGTAAAACCGGTCCCTCCTTCCGCGAAGAGCGACCAATCGGCAGCGAGCAGCGGAGGCGAGGACTCGGAGGGCGAGTACGTGGAGCTAGCCGAGCTGCCGCTGCCTCGCTTCTCCCCCCAGAAAGGCTCGTTGACCCAGTCCATCAGCCTGCAGCACCGAGCCAggaccagcacacacacacctcaccacacTCCAGCGACGACACACACTCCCAAACCCACGTCCACACACTCCCCCCAGGAAGTCGCCGCCCGGTCCGGGCCCAGCTTCACGCCCGTCGAGCAGGACCTCCGTCGGGACTCCTCTtcgtcccccctcccccccacgtcttcctcagctgctcctcctgaaGTCGGGGAAACCTTCAGGACCGACGGTCGGACGTCacaggagagagaaggaggtaCTGGTTCAGGTCCGGAGCCTGAAAGCCCGACAGaacagagacaggaagcagaggaggaagaagagagggaaaGGCAGGAAGTGGTAACGttggatgaggaagaggaggaggaaggagaagagctGGAGGGTTCAGAAGGTAGACTGAAGGAGGATTTATTGATTCACACCACTGAGGAGGTCAGAAGTAAAGAGACAGAAGTTGAGTCTGAAATattagaggaagaggaagatgaggatttAGAGGTGGAAGTAGAAGAGGAAGTTCAGGAAACAGTCGTGAAGCAGAGTCAAGAAAGTAGGCAGGGTAGAAAAGAGACGCATAAAAATGAtagaaaaggagaagaggaagaagagaaagagagaggaggtgaaaaaaaggaggagaaatcTGACTCCAGGGACTCTTATTCTGAAAAttgcacacaggaaacacaagctgaggacttttattctgaaaacactctgcaaacacacactgaggacTGGTATTCTGAACTTagcagaatacacacacactctgagaaCTCGTCTTTTGAAgacaacacacaacaaatacACTGTGACGACTCTTATTGTGAAATCAACCaaacaccgacacacaccgaggACTTGATTGATTTTGAAGACGCGACGCCACAAACTCACTCTGAGAGTTCTGTTTCTGAAAACCCGCTACATATACTCCCCGAAagctttcattttgaaaatactgcacaacacacacaacctgtgGACTCCTGTGTAGAAAACACCGATCGAACACACACCAGGTCGTCTTATTCTGAAAAGACgccaccaacacacactgagGACTCTGAGAACAGCAGATTAATACAAACACAATCTGACAATTCTGAAATTGTCCAAATTAGTACGTTCTCTGaggactcttattttgaaaaaccgCAACAGAATTATTCTGTGGACTCTTTTTGTGAATATATACAGGAAAAACACATCGAGGACATTTTTTCTGAAAAACCATTGGAAGATTTGCATTCTGAAACAGTACTCACACACTCTGATGACCTTgattctgaaaacacacaacaaaaacccACTGaggactcttattttgaaaacacaCGGGAAAAAATCTCCGAGGACTCTTATTCTGAAACGGTCCCAATATCTACACACTTTGaggactcttattttgaaaacacacaacaaaaacccACTGaggactcttattttgaaaacacacaaccaacaaATTGTGAGGAGTTCATCGCACCAGTGACGGATCCGGACTCACTCTGGACCAAACCTGGGGAGTCTGAACCTGGACAGGAAGTACACGAGGAGACgaacaaggaggaagaggaggaggaggaagaagggagcTGCTGTGAGGAGGTTGGTGGAGGAACATCAGCAGAGCTTCAGACCGAAG GCCTCAGCGGGCTGACTGCTTCCAggccaacagaaccagaactcTCAGCGTCCTCTTCGCAGctggaccaatcagctgcttACACACTACCGCCGCAGCTCCGCCCCTCGTCCCAGCTGCACCACTACAGCTTCTACAACGTGCTGCTGAGATCCGGAGCCGTCTGCCTGCCCG gaaCCAGAGACAGAAGCGGTCGTGCTCTGCTGACGGCGTCCGCCGCCAACGCCGTGTGGTCCCACCCCGACTGCGAGGCGGCCGAGCTGCTCCACCTGCTGCTCTACTACACCTCCACCCTCAG GAAGGAGGTGCGAGCCAAAGGCGTGACAGTACTGGTGGACGCCAGGAGAGCCGCACCGGCTCCCGCCCTGTTCTCCGCCCTCAGGTCCCTGCAG gagaaCACACCTGGCTGCATCCACTCCGTGTTGGTCCTGATCAACAAGGACTCGTCTGTCCACGTGGACAAATCTGCAGCCTATCAG GTGGAGCTGCTGAGCTCCCCGAAGTCTCTCCACAAGCaggtggagctgcagcagcttcctgcaGAGCTGGGAGGCTCTTTGAGCTTCAGTCAGAGCAGCTGG CGGGTGGAGCAGCTGACGCGTCAGTGCGAAAACGTCATCAGGCTGCTGCGGAAAACCATCGACATCCTgcaggccacgcccccacctGATACAGctcag GATGCCGAGCTGCTGCTCTCCAGAGACAAAGCGGTGATTCGCAGTATCCTAGAAGACAGCCGATTGGTGCAGCTGCAACAGGAGGGAGGGGCCTCCCTGTCGCGGCTGCGAAGCGTGTGCGCGAGCGAGGACGAGCGGGTGGCGCTGGAGGGGGTGTCTACCCTGTACGACGAGGTGGACGAGCTGCTGCACCGCCTGGTGACGTTGTCCAACTCCCGGACGGAGGAGCTGCGCTTTGTGCTGGAGTTTAAGAAGCTGGAGCAGGACTTCACCGAG GTGAGCTCCTGGCTgaaggaggtgggggaggaacGTCTGAGGCGTCTGGAGGAGCCGGCGGATTCTCTAGAGCTCCTCAGTCGGAAACAAGAAGACTTCAGAGAGTTCAGCACGGCGGCACac GAGCGCTGTACGCGGGGCGAGGCCTTGCTGAGGAGTCTGGAGCGTTGGGGCGACATGTCGTCAGCTGACCTCCACGTCTACGAGGTCAAAGTTCAGGCCTTCTGGACACAGCTGCAGGAATTCTGCCAGCGGGTCAAAACCACCGGACAGAAGATCGAACGGGCCGTCAGACTGTACCGCTTCCTGGACCAG gcgtACGGCTGGGCGCTGGAGGGTCTGCGTCACCTCGCCGGCGTCGCCATGGAGGACTGCACGCTGCCCGACAAATGCCAGGCCGTGATTGGCTGCCTGGAGGAATACCGCCGCCAGCACCCGCCAATCCCGGACGCCCGCTTCCAGGAGATGAAGGAGGCGGCGGCCGAGCTGcagggggggcggagcctccagCAGTGGAGTTTTGCCTGGTCCAAGTGTCAGGAGACCAAGAAGATGTTCGACAGGAAGATGGAGGCGGCGATCCGGACCAGAGACTCCGCCCACAGGCAGCGCTCTGACTCCTCCCTCAGCTCCACCCTCTCCCTCAACaacagctccgcctcctccaccagcaaaagctccgcctcctccaggaGGATGCTGTCGGGACTTTGGAGCGCCCACAAGTCGTCGTCCTCCTTCTCGTCCCAGAAGGACCCCCCTTCAGCTCCGCCCCCTGGCgcctctcccctccccccggtcacctccacccccctccGACCCAAACACACCCCCATCCTCCAGCGTTTGCTCCGCAGCTCCTCCTCCGACGAGCCGTCCGACCCCAGCGGGAGCTTCGCCCGcctcagcttctcctcctcctcctcttcctcctccagacggcAGCAGCTCAGGAAGACGCAGAGCTTCGactgcccccctcccaccccggAGGTGCCCCGGTACGGATCGTGTTCACGCAGCCACAACGAACCGGTTTGCAGAGGAAACACGGGCGTGTTCATCCGCGGGCTGGAGGTCAGCAGCACTGAGGCGGCCGACCGAACCCTCAGCCCCAGAACCGCTCCTCACGGCTGGGCAGGAGCGGCAGGACGAGGCCCCGGGACCCCCGGGACCCCCAGGGGCACGGCCGACTCCAGACCCAGGGCGAG TAAACTGCGTCACGTGGTGGAGGAGATGGTGACCACGGAGCGTGAGTACGTGCGCTCGCTCAGCTACACCATCCTGCACTACTTCCCGGAGATGGACCGGCCCGACCTGCCCCAGGACCTGAGGGGCAAACGCTCCGTCGTCTTCGGCAACCTGGAGAAGCTCCTGGACTTCCACAGCCAGTTCTtcctgaaggagctggaggcgTGCTGGAGACACCCGCTCCGGGTCCCCCACTGCTTCCTGAGACAC CAGGAGCAGTTCAACCTGTACGCGCTCTACAGCAAGAACAAGCCCAAGTCTGACGCCCTGCTGGCCAATCACGGCGCCTCATTCTTCAGG agGAAGCAGGTGGAGTTGGGGGACAAGATGGACCTGTCGTCCTACCTGCTGAAGCCGGTGCAGAGGATGAGTAAATACGCCCTCCTGCTGACCGACCTGATCAAAGaggtgggcgtggcccaggAGGCGGAGCTCGCCGCGCTGCACGCCGCCACCGACATGGTCAAGTTCCAGCTTCGCCACGGCAACGACCTGCTGGCAATGGACGCCATCAGAGACTGTGAC GTGAACCTGAAGGAACAGGGTCAGCTGATCCGGCAGGACGAGTTCACGGTCTGGACCGGGCGCAGGAAATGCCAGCGTCACGTCTTCCTGTTCGAGGAGCTCGTCCTGTTCAGCAAACCCAGgaaggtggagggggggctggACGTCTTCATCTACAAGCACTCCTTCAAGACGGCCGACGTGGGGCTGACGGAGTCGGCGGGGGACAACGGGCTCCGCTTCGAGGTCTGGTTCCGCCGGAGGACCTCCAGGAACCAGACCTTCATCCTGGAGGCGGGGGCCGCCGACGTCAAGCGGGCCTGGACCGCCGACATCGCCTGCATCCTGTGGACCCAGGCCGCCCGCAACAAAG agaTGCGTCTGAAGGAGATGGTTTCCATGGGGATCGGAAACAAACCGTTCCTGGACATCCAGCCGAGCGACGCCGCCATCAGCGACCGCGCCGTTCACTACATCATGAAGAGCAGAG GTGCCAGAACGCGGGCCTCCATCGCCGTCTCCGCCTTCGACCACGCCCACCCCTTCAAGCGTGGAgcgttgacctctgaccccccggCCTCTGGGCTGTCCTCCTCCAGCCTGCTGGGGCCCCTCAACCTGCACATGTACAG ccaaTCGTTCCCCTCCCCCGCCGCTGAGAGCTCCTTCGGCGCCTCCTGCATCGAGGAGGACGAACAGGAGCACGAGACCAGCAGCCAGCCCTCCATGA CCACTGAGAGCTCGGGCTCCTCCTCCCACTGCCTGTCGGGCTCCACCGGCTCCGACAGCGGCTGCGTCTCCTCCCACCTGCAGGAGGCGCCGGACGAGCCCAGCCGGCCCAGCCAgtgctccgcctcctcctgctcctcaagCCCCTCCCACAAAAAGCACCTCAGCAGTCAGTTCGGCCCCCCGGTGAACGCCGCTCCAGTCGTCGGCCCCGCCACCGTCGTGTGA